A single genomic interval of Camelina sativa cultivar DH55 chromosome 11, Cs, whole genome shotgun sequence harbors:
- the LOC104723378 gene encoding RING-H2 finger protein ATL79, with product MRLLLSSDPQPQLTSTCTSQSCGWKPYSHSNDFAANASILLIIIFSSLVCVFSLHAAIRCCLRPVLQHDPKPDPDPDETSLSELSPTLVYSPGMNLAGTEAECIICLSEFQDGDTLRVLDRCKHGFHVHCIQKWLSSSHSSCPICRANIFSSPPQLHPQSILPLTSTA from the coding sequence ATGCGGCTGCTATTATCATCTGATCCCCAACCCCAACTTACCTCTACATGTACGTCCCAGAGTTGTGGCTGGAAGCCTTACTCTCATTCCAATGACTTTGCCGCCAACGCCTCgatcctcctcatcatcatcttctcttctctcgtcTGCGTTTTCTCTCTCCACGCTGCCATCCGTTGTTGCCTCCGTCCAGTCCTACAACATGACCCTAAACCTGATCCTGACCCTGATGAGACCTCCCTTTCGGAACTTTCCCCGACACTTGTCTACTCCCCCGGAATGAACTTGGCAGGCACTGAAGCAGAGTGCATCATTTGTTTGTCTGAATTCCAAGATGGTGACACCCTACGCGTGTTGGACAGATGCAAACATGGATTCCACGTTCATTGCATCCAGAAGTGGCTCTCCTCCTCCCACTCCTCTTGTCCTATTTGCCGGGCAAACATCTTCTCCTCCCCACCTCAACTCCACCCACAGAGCATATTACCACTAACAAGTACAGCTTAG
- the LOC104723373 gene encoding cytochrome b561 and DOMON domain-containing protein At4g17280-like — MMKFCNQILCLSLVLSLSMTTLSFAQTCSKYKFSSNNVFDSCNDLPFLDSFLHYTYDSSTGSLHIAYRHTKLTSGKWVAWAVNPTSTGMVGAQAIVAYPQSDGTVRVYTSPIKSYQTSLQEGDLSFNVSGLSATYQNNELVVLASLKLSQDLGNGGTINTVWQDGSMSGNSPLAHPTSGNNVRSMSTLNLVSGVSAAAGGAGGSSKLRKRNIHGILNAVSWGIMMPLGAIIARYLRVAKSADPAWFYIHVFCQASAYIVGVAGWATGLKLGGDSPGIQYSTHRAIGIALFSLATVQVFAMFLRPKPEHKHRLYWNIYHHTIGYTIIILGVVNVFKGLEILSPKKEWKNAYIGIIVALAVVATLLEAFTWYVVIKRRKLEAKTTQHGTSNGARSQYA, encoded by the exons ATGATGAAGTTCTGCAATCAAATCCTCTGTCTCTCCCTTGTCCTTTCCCTTTCCATGACTACCCTGTCCTTTGCTCAGACATGTTCCAAATACAAATTTTCTAGCAACAATGTCTTTGACTCCTGCAACGACCTAccttttcttgattctttcctCCACTACACTTATGATTCTTCCACTGGGAGTCTCCACATCGCTTATCGTCACACCAAGCTCACCTCTGGCAAATGGGTGGCTTGGGCCGTGAATCCTACGTCTACGGGAATGGTGGGAGCTCAAGCCATCGTGGCTTACCCACAATCAGACGGCACCGTCAGGGTTTACACTTCCCCTATCAAAAGCTACCAGACGAGTCTACAAGAAGGTGATCTGAGTTTCAACGTCTCTGGGTTGTCAGCAACTTACCAGAACAATGAGTTGGTTGTGTTGGCAAGTCTGAAGCTTTCACAGGATCTGGGGAATGGTGGAACCATTAACACAGTGTGGCAAGATGGGTCAATGTCTGGGAACAGTCCTCTGGCTCATCCAACTTCTGGCAACAATGTTCGCTCCATGTCCACTCTCAATCTTGTCTCCGGTGTTTCAGCAGCTGCGGGAGGAGCTGGAGGAAGTTCCAAGCTTCGCAAACGCAAC ATTCATGGAATATTGAACGCTGTGAGCTGGGGTATAATGATGCCACTAGGGGCAATCATTGCTCGATACTTGAGAGTAGCCAAATCAGCAGATCCTGCTTGGTTCTATATTCACGTTTTCTGCCAGGCTTCTGCTTACATCGTTGGCGTTGCCGGATGGGCTACTGGTCTCAAACTTGGTGGCGACTCACCAGGGATTCAGTACAGCACCCACCGTGCTATCGGGATCGCGCTCTTCTCTCTAGCAACAGTTCAG GTGTTTGCGATGTTTCTGAGGCCAAAACCAGAGCACAAGCACAGGCTCTACTGGAACATTTACCACCACACAATCGGCTACACAATAATCATCCTAGGGGTGGTGAATGTGTTCAAAGGGTTAGAAATATTGAGTCCCAAGAAAGAGTGGAAAAATGCTTACATAGGTATTATCGTTGCTCTCGCTGTCGTGGCCACCCTACTCGAAGCCTTCACTTGGTATGTAGTCATTAAGAGAAGGAAACTGGAGGCTAAAACAACTCAGCATGGAACATCCAACGGGGCTCGGTCTCAGTATGCTTAA
- the LOC104723376 gene encoding uncharacterized protein LOC104723376 isoform X2 — translation MGCDSHGNLSDAEFSKPLPSIGVYVSAASLICGVAMFSDLIHGFRHRKFWFPCKFFSLNATTLTFISVCVKLSLDLNTSMPSRQDQLAKLSSSVFVCTVMANSMPSLGFMVTQDILMNLMALGILVITDVVNICIQLGTGAIYVFHLEHALVIVLMFLMFMILSFSAITVPTTKRFLELKYKKRYEFALKQCPSYTERRRGVPKLKDDLMKFWMMAHTSSPQFVMSRSVTCTTTGFLCFLSAVTLAEAMVRSYFLQPRSLGFCNGDSDYKWSTALVLVSQAAAVAIGTVAPASRWFQAVNLRCPSRTKKCLKDELRVESYWVDCLAEKKERPLNLWMLHNRRSEKLAHDLNRWILDVCIATQYGIVLASKFLRFITVYCVNRILLCCFHFTCKSDCVANAECSGSNPSTRQFVLHLEGEEELVEYMARSNREATDHLIQKGRKKQPVNLIELLEATTPISQGFEGIRDFDSDEVASLASGEPPNSWALPLVTLTSIAAALPNIKPYSLKKLVKAVNEALFYVNKFENVLDIGGELVNSRKAAEVVWLGVYLYHKWLNLDLRKLSKQQRKTSQEVLKELVDTSKKEFTESWERNRILCMKHKPSQWPIKTQAANSMYRISQTLLMNSGSERSVGERSGNASGKNREDT, via the exons ATGGGTTGCGACTCTCATGGCAATCTAAGCGACGCAGAGTTCAGCAAGCCGTTACCATCGATAGGTGTCTACGTTTCTGCTGCTTCACTGATCTGTGGAGTTGCCATGTTTTCCGATCTTATTCACGGCTTTCGCCACCGTAAGTTCTGGTTTCCTTGCAAATTCTTCTCTCTTAACGCCACCACTCTCACTTTTATCTCTGTCTGCGTCAAACTCTCCTTGGATCTCAACACTTCTATGCCTAGTCGCCAAGATCAGCTCGCTAAACTCAGCAGTAGCGTCTTCGTCTGCACCGTGATGGCTAATTCCATGCCTTCTCTTGGTTTCATGGTCACACAAGATATCCTCATGAACCTCATGGCTTTAGGGATCCTAGTTATCACCGATGTTGTTAATATCTGTATCCAATTGGGTACAGGAGCCATATACGTTTTCCATCTAGAACACGCTCTCGTCATTGTTCTcatgtttttaatgtttatgatCTTGAGTTTCTCTGCTATCACAGTCCCGACCACAAAGCGTTTCTTGGAGCTCAAGTACAAGAAGAGATACGAGTTTGCTTTGAAGCAGTGTCCTTCGtatacagagagaagaagaggtgtTCCTAAGCTTAAAGACGATCTGATGAAATTTTGGATGATGGCTCACACTTCTAGCCCTCAGTTTGTGATGTCTCGCTCTGTTACTTGCACCACCACtggtttcctctgtttcttgagTGCAGTCACGTTGGCTGAAGCCATGGTCCGGTCTTACTTTCTTCAACCCCGGTCACTAGGGTTCTGCAATGGAGACTCTGATTACAAATGGTCAACCGCTTTGGTTCTAGTCTCTCAGGCAGCTGCAGTTGCCATAGGAACCGTTGCTCCAGCGAGCAGATGGTTTCAGGCAGTGAACTTGAGGTGTCCATcaagaacaaagaaatgtttgaaAGACGAGTTGAGAGTAGAGAGTTATTGGGTAGACTGTCTCGCTGAGAAGAAAGAACGTCCCTTGAACCTTTGGATGCTCCATAATCGCCGCAGCGAGAAGCTTGCACACGACTTAAACCGATGGATACTTGATGTTTGTATTGCAACACAGTATGGTATAGTGTTGGCTAGCAAGTTTCTCCGTTTCATTACGGTCTACTGTGTGAATAGAATCTTGCTATGTTGTTTTCATTTCACCTGCAAAAGTGATTGTGTCGCAAACGCTGAGTGCTCGGGTTCAAATCCATCAACGAGACAATTTGTTCTGCATCTTGAAGGAGAGGAGGAGCTGGTAGAGTACATGGCACGGAGCAACCGTGAGGCCACAGACCACTTGATACAAAAGGGTCGGAAGAAACAACCTGTAAACTTGATAGAGCTCTTGGAGGCAACAACTCCCATCTCACAAGGATTTGAAGGGATTCGAGATTTTGACAGCGACGAGGTCGCTTCTCTGGCCTCTGGAGAGCCACCTAATAGTTGGGCCCTTCCATTGGTAACACTGACAAGTATCGCTGCCGCTCTTCCCAATATCAAGCCTTACTCGCTGAAGAAATTAGTGAAAGCTGTAAACGAGGCCTTGTTCTATGTCAACAAGTTCGAGAACGTCCTTGACATCGGAGGAGAGTTAGTTAACAGCAGGAAAGCTGCAGAGGTAGTATGGTTAGGAGTTTATCTCTACCATAAATGGCTCAACTTGGATCTTCGAAAACTATCcaagcaacaaagaaaaacatcacAAGAAGTTCTGAAAGAGCTGGTGGATACATCAAAGAAAGAATTTACAGAGTCATGGGAGAGAAATCGGATACTGTGCATGAAGCATAAGCCTTCTCAGTGGCCTATCAAGACTCAGGCAGCAAACTCTATGTACCGGATAAGCCAAACCCTTTTGATGAA CAGTGGAAGTGAGAGAAGCGTCGGTGAGAGAAGCGGCAATGCATCTgggaaaaacagagaagatacTTGA
- the LOC104723374 gene encoding putative MO25-like protein At4g17270, which translates to MRGLFKSKPRTPADIVRQTRDLLLYADRSNSFPDLRESKREEKMVELSKSIRDLKLILYGNSEAEPIAEACAQLTQEFFKEDTLRRLLTSLPNLNLEARKDATQVVANLQRQQVNSRLIASDYLESNIDLMDFLVDGFENTDMALHYGTMFRECIRHQIVAKYVLDSQHVKKFFYYIQLPNFDIAADAAATFKELLTRHKSTVAEFLIKNEDWFFADYNSKLLESSNYITRRQAIKLLGDILLDRSNSAVMTKYVSSMDNLRILMNLLRESSKTIQIEAFHVFKLFVANQNKPSDVANILVANRNKLLRLLADIKPEKEDEKFEADKAQVVGEIAGLKLRELA; encoded by the exons ATGAGGGGTCTTTTCAAATCCAAACCGCGGACTCCTGCTGATATTGTCCGTCAGACTCGCGATCTCCTCCTCTACGCTGATCGATCTAACTCTTTCCCTGACCTTCGAGAGTCCAAACGCGAggaaaag ATGGTGGAACTAAGCAAGAGCATACGAGATTTGAAGTTAATTCTCTATGGAAACAGTGAGGCTGAGCCTATAGCTGAAGCTTGTGCTCAGTTGACTCAGGAGTTCTTTAAGGAGGATACTCTTCGCCGCTTGCTTACATCTCTTCCTAATTTGAACTTGGAG gcAAGGAAAGATGCTACTCAAGTTGTTGCTAATCTTCAGAGGCAACAAGTCAATTCACGTCTTATTGCATCTGATTATCTCGAATCCAACATTGATCTTATGGATTTTCTAGTCGATGG GTTCGAAAACACAGATATGGCGCTACACTATGGTACTATGTTTAGAGAGTGCATCCGCCATCAGATTGTTGCAAA ATATGTTTTGGACTCACAGCACGTGAAGAAGTTCTTTTACTACATACAGCTTCCCAATTTCGACATTGCTGCTGATGCTGCTGCAACTTTCAAG GAACTTCTGACAAGGCACAAGTCTACAGTTGCTGAGTTTCTCATTAAGAATGAAGATTGG TTTTTTGCAGACTACAACTCAAAGCTTCTTGAATCAAGTAATTATATAACCAGACGGCAGGCTATTAAG TTGTTGGGCGATATACTACTGGACCGCTCGAATTCGGCTGTGATGACGAAATACGTGAGCTCAATGGATAACTTAAGGATTCTTATGAATCTTCTCAGA GAATCAAGCAAGACCATTCAAATAGAAGCTTTCCATGTTTTCAAG CTATTTGTAGCGAACCAAAACAAGCCTTCAGACGTCGCCAATATTCTGGTGGCGAACAGAAACAAGCTTCTGAGATTGTTGGCTGATATCAAGCCGGAAAAAG AGGACGAGAAGTTTGAAGCAGACAAAGCTCAGGTTGTGGGAGAGATAGCAGGCCTTAAGCTGCGAGAGCTCGCTTGA
- the LOC104718612 gene encoding asparagine--tRNA ligase, chloroplastic/mitochondrial, with protein MAAAFLPATTLRLTPYSTLRFLSSFPISNASHSLFRPLRRRVLPLFEAFPANSRRRCFCTTVSESLGSGEGKKVENYEKQFGSKVGEFRKKLKIAEVKGGADEGLSRVGQSLNIMGWVRTLRSQSSVTFIEMNDGSCLSNLQCVLNSDAEGYDQVESGSILTGASVSVQGTIVASQGTKQKVELKVEKIIVVGKCDASYPIQKKRVSREFLRTKAHLRPRTNTFGAVARVRNTLAYATHKFFQESGFVWVASPIITASDCEGAGEQFCVTTLIPSSHENTDTSIDAIPKTKGGLIDWSQDFFGKPAFLTVSGQLNGETYATALSDVYTFGPTFRAENSNTSRHLAEFWMIEPELAFADLDDDMACATAYLQYVVKYVLNNCKEDMEFFDTWIEKGIIRRLSDVAEKEFLQLGYTDAIELLLKANKKFDFPVKWGLDLQSEHERYITEDAFGGRPVIIRDYPKEIKAFYMRENDDGKTVAAMDMLVPRIGELIGGSQREERLDVLEARLDELKLNKESYWWYLDLRRYGSVPHAGFGLGFERLVQFVTGIDNIRDVIPFPRAPASAEF; from the exons ATGGCGGCCGCGTTTCTGCCGGCGACGACTCTCCGTCTAACTCCGTATTCTACTCTCCGCTTTTTATCCTCCTTTCCTATATCTAATGcttctcattctctctttcGCCCTCTTCGCCGTCGAGTTCTCCCTCTCTTCGAAGCTTTTCCGGCCAACTCTCGCCGGCGATGCTTTTGCACAACTGTTTCCGAATCTCTCGGTTCCGGAGAGGGAAAGAAAGTTGAGAATTACGAGAAACAATTCGGGAGTAAAGTTGGAGAGTTCAGGAAGAAGTTGAAGATAGCGGAAGTGAAAGGAGGAGCTGACGAAGGGCTGAGTCGGGTCGGGCAGAGCCTTAACATTATGGGTTGGGTCCGGACACTTCGATCTCAGAGCAGTGTCACATTCATTGAG ATGAATGACGGTTCATGTTTATCGAACTTGCAATGTGTGTTGAATTCGGATGCAGAGGGGTATGATCAG GTAGAATCTGGTTCGATTTTGACTGGAGCATCCGTATCTGTACAAGGTACTATTGTGGCTAGCCAGGGAACAAAGCAAAAGGTGGAACTTAAGGTTGAGAAAATCATTGTG GTTGGAAAGTGTGACGCTTCTTATCCGATCCAAAAGAAAAGGGTCAGCCGGGAATTCTTGAGAACCAAGGCTCATCTACGTCCAAGAACCAATACTTTTGGGGCG GTGGCAAGAGTTAGGAATACTTTGGCATATGCTACACACAAGTTCTTTCAAGAAAGTGGTTTTGTTTGGGTGGCAAGCCCAATTATTACAGCGTCAGATTGTGAAGGAGCTGGAGAACAGTTCTGTGTCACAACACTC ATTCCCAGCTCCCATGAGAACACCGATACTTCCATTGACGCAATTCCGAAAACAAAGGGAGGGTTGATCGATTGGTCTCAG gacttctttggGAAACCAGCATTCTTGACCGTCTCTGGGCAACTCAATGGAGAAACTTATGCAACCGCTCTCTCAGAT GTATACACATTTGGTCCTACATTTCGAGCTGAGAATTCTAACACGTCTAGGCACTTGGCCGAATTCTGG ATGATTGAACCAGAACTTGCTTTTGCCGACCTGGATGATGACATGGCCTGTGCCACCGCCTACCTCCAGTACGTA GTAAAATACGTTCTTAATAATTGCAAGGAAGACATGGAGTTTTTTGATACATGGATTGAGAAAGGAATCATTCGTCGCTTGAGT GACGTAGCTGAGAAAGAGTTTCTACAGCTTGGTTACACAGACGCCATTGAACTTCTTctgaaagcaaacaaaaagtttgattttccg GTGAAGTGGGGGCTGGATCTGCAGAGCGAGCATGAAAGGTACATAACAGAAGATGCATTTGGGGGTCGCCCAGTAATAATAAGAGACTATCCGAAGGAGATAAAAGCATTCTATATGCGTGAGAACGATGATGGGAAGACAGTAGCAGCAATGGATATGCTGGTGCCTCGG ATAGGAGAGCTGATAGGTGGAAGCCAAAGAGAGGAAAGGCTTGATGTGTTGGAAGCGAGGCTTGATGAGTTGAAACTCAACAAAGAGAGCTACTGGTGGTACCTCGACCTACGCCGCTATGGATCag TTCCTCACGCAGGATTCGGGCTAGGATTTGAGAGGCTGGTCCAATTTGTCACTGGAATTGACAATATCAGAGACGTTATTCCTTTCCCGCGCGCACCTGCCTCTGCCGAATTCTAA
- the LOC104723372 gene encoding uncharacterized protein LOC104723372 isoform X3: MASACRKMFNRASVSSLKSALRSVTGSSSPASSAGFRIPSQPSRHFSFSRCPSELGCVQSLLPLHSTVAAARLTSCLSTTSRSSRALSQDGVDDT, from the exons ATGGCTTCTGCTTGTCGTAAGATGTTTAACAGAGCTTCTGTATCTTCCCTCAAATCTGCCCTCAGATCCGTCACTGGATCATCGTCGCCTGCCTCATCAGCCGGGTTTCGTATACCTTCTCAACCCTCTCGCCATTTCTCCTTCTCCAG GTGTCCATCGGAGCTGGGATGTGTTCAGTCGTTGTTACCGCTGCACAGCACGGTGGCAGCAGCGAGGTTGACTTCGTGCCTAAGCACAACTTCAAGGAGTAGCCGAGCTCTCTCTCAGG ATGGAGTCGATGACACGTGA
- the LOC104723372 gene encoding uncharacterized protein LOC104723372 isoform X2, whose protein sequence is MASACRKMFNRASVSSLKSALRSVTGSSSPASSAGFRIPSQPSRHFSFSRCPSELGCVQSLLPLHSTVAAARLTSCLSTTSRSSRALSQELGLSVPR, encoded by the exons ATGGCTTCTGCTTGTCGTAAGATGTTTAACAGAGCTTCTGTATCTTCCCTCAAATCTGCCCTCAGATCCGTCACTGGATCATCGTCGCCTGCCTCATCAGCCGGGTTTCGTATACCTTCTCAACCCTCTCGCCATTTCTCCTTCTCCAG GTGTCCATCGGAGCTGGGATGTGTTCAGTCGTTGTTACCGCTGCACAGCACGGTGGCAGCAGCGAGGTTGACTTCGTGCCTAAGCACAACTTCAAGGAGTAGCCGAGCTCTCTCTCAGG AGCTTGGCCTTTCAGTTCCGAGGTGA
- the LOC104723376 gene encoding uncharacterized protein LOC104723376 isoform X1, protein MGCDSHGNLSDAEFSKPLPSIGVYVSAASLICGVAMFSDLIHGFRHRKFWFPCKFFSLNATTLTFISVCVKLSLDLNTSMPSRQDQLAKLSSSVFVCTVMANSMPSLGFMVTQDILMNLMALGILVITDVVNICIQLGTGAIYVFHLEHALVIVLMFLMFMILSFSAITVPTTKRFLELKYKKRYEFALKQCPSYTERRRGVPKLKDDLMKFWMMAHTSSPQFVMSRSVTCTTTGFLCFLSAVTLAEAMVRSYFLQPRSLGFCNGDSDYKWSTALVLVSQAAAVAIGTVAPASRWFQAVNLRCPSRTKKCLKDELRVESYWVDCLAEKKERPLNLWMLHNRRSEKLAHDLNRWILDVCIATQYGIVLASKFLRFITVYCVNRILLCCFHFTCKSDCVANAECSGSNPSTRQFVLHLEGEEELVEYMARSNREATDHLIQKGRKKQPVNLIELLEATTPISQGFEGIRDFDSDEVASLASGEPPNSWALPLVTLTSIAAALPNIKPYSLKKLVKAVNEALFYVNKFENVLDIGGELVNSRKAAEVVWLGVYLYHKWLNLDLRKLSKQQRKTSQEVLKELVDTSKKEFTESWERNRILCMKHKPSQWPIKTQAANSMYRISQTLLMKYESGNIETEETLLKDVERMVSDIVSGCFCNTAQVIGMKCLVTAVEVREASVREAAMHLGKTEKILEIVERRCMPALPHHKVANIDEWREFYRTNKSISFTHPSSQCTTRELIINLE, encoded by the coding sequence ATGGGTTGCGACTCTCATGGCAATCTAAGCGACGCAGAGTTCAGCAAGCCGTTACCATCGATAGGTGTCTACGTTTCTGCTGCTTCACTGATCTGTGGAGTTGCCATGTTTTCCGATCTTATTCACGGCTTTCGCCACCGTAAGTTCTGGTTTCCTTGCAAATTCTTCTCTCTTAACGCCACCACTCTCACTTTTATCTCTGTCTGCGTCAAACTCTCCTTGGATCTCAACACTTCTATGCCTAGTCGCCAAGATCAGCTCGCTAAACTCAGCAGTAGCGTCTTCGTCTGCACCGTGATGGCTAATTCCATGCCTTCTCTTGGTTTCATGGTCACACAAGATATCCTCATGAACCTCATGGCTTTAGGGATCCTAGTTATCACCGATGTTGTTAATATCTGTATCCAATTGGGTACAGGAGCCATATACGTTTTCCATCTAGAACACGCTCTCGTCATTGTTCTcatgtttttaatgtttatgatCTTGAGTTTCTCTGCTATCACAGTCCCGACCACAAAGCGTTTCTTGGAGCTCAAGTACAAGAAGAGATACGAGTTTGCTTTGAAGCAGTGTCCTTCGtatacagagagaagaagaggtgtTCCTAAGCTTAAAGACGATCTGATGAAATTTTGGATGATGGCTCACACTTCTAGCCCTCAGTTTGTGATGTCTCGCTCTGTTACTTGCACCACCACtggtttcctctgtttcttgagTGCAGTCACGTTGGCTGAAGCCATGGTCCGGTCTTACTTTCTTCAACCCCGGTCACTAGGGTTCTGCAATGGAGACTCTGATTACAAATGGTCAACCGCTTTGGTTCTAGTCTCTCAGGCAGCTGCAGTTGCCATAGGAACCGTTGCTCCAGCGAGCAGATGGTTTCAGGCAGTGAACTTGAGGTGTCCATcaagaacaaagaaatgtttgaaAGACGAGTTGAGAGTAGAGAGTTATTGGGTAGACTGTCTCGCTGAGAAGAAAGAACGTCCCTTGAACCTTTGGATGCTCCATAATCGCCGCAGCGAGAAGCTTGCACACGACTTAAACCGATGGATACTTGATGTTTGTATTGCAACACAGTATGGTATAGTGTTGGCTAGCAAGTTTCTCCGTTTCATTACGGTCTACTGTGTGAATAGAATCTTGCTATGTTGTTTTCATTTCACCTGCAAAAGTGATTGTGTCGCAAACGCTGAGTGCTCGGGTTCAAATCCATCAACGAGACAATTTGTTCTGCATCTTGAAGGAGAGGAGGAGCTGGTAGAGTACATGGCACGGAGCAACCGTGAGGCCACAGACCACTTGATACAAAAGGGTCGGAAGAAACAACCTGTAAACTTGATAGAGCTCTTGGAGGCAACAACTCCCATCTCACAAGGATTTGAAGGGATTCGAGATTTTGACAGCGACGAGGTCGCTTCTCTGGCCTCTGGAGAGCCACCTAATAGTTGGGCCCTTCCATTGGTAACACTGACAAGTATCGCTGCCGCTCTTCCCAATATCAAGCCTTACTCGCTGAAGAAATTAGTGAAAGCTGTAAACGAGGCCTTGTTCTATGTCAACAAGTTCGAGAACGTCCTTGACATCGGAGGAGAGTTAGTTAACAGCAGGAAAGCTGCAGAGGTAGTATGGTTAGGAGTTTATCTCTACCATAAATGGCTCAACTTGGATCTTCGAAAACTATCcaagcaacaaagaaaaacatcacAAGAAGTTCTGAAAGAGCTGGTGGATACATCAAAGAAAGAATTTACAGAGTCATGGGAGAGAAATCGGATACTGTGCATGAAGCATAAGCCTTCTCAGTGGCCTATCAAGACTCAGGCAGCAAACTCTATGTACCGGATAAGCCAAACCCTTTTGATGAAGTACGAGTCAGGAAACATTGAAACAGAGGAGACTCTGTTGAAAGATGTGGAAAGGATGGTATCAGACATAGTATCAGGATGCTTTTGTAACACGGCACAGGTGATAGGAATGAAGTGTTTGGTTACAGCAGTGGAAGTGAGAGAAGCGTCGGTGAGAGAAGCGGCAATGCATCTgggaaaaacagagaagatacTTGAGATCGTGGAGAGAAGATGCATGCCTGCTTTGCCTCATCACAAAGTGGCAAATATTGATGAATGGAGAGAGTTTTATAGGACCAATAAATCCATCTCTTTCACTCATCCGTCGTCTCAGTGTACCACCCGTGAACTCATTATCAACCTAgaataa
- the LOC104723372 gene encoding uncharacterized protein LOC104723372 isoform X1, with amino-acid sequence MASACRKMFNRASVSSLKSALRSVTGSSSPASSAGFRIPSQPSRHFSFSRCPSELGCVQSLLPLHSTVAAARLTSCLSTTSRSSRALSQGTLCCTSPDL; translated from the exons ATGGCTTCTGCTTGTCGTAAGATGTTTAACAGAGCTTCTGTATCTTCCCTCAAATCTGCCCTCAGATCCGTCACTGGATCATCGTCGCCTGCCTCATCAGCCGGGTTTCGTATACCTTCTCAACCCTCTCGCCATTTCTCCTTCTCCAG GTGTCCATCGGAGCTGGGATGTGTTCAGTCGTTGTTACCGCTGCACAGCACGGTGGCAGCAGCGAGGTTGACTTCGTGCCTAAGCACAACTTCAAGGAGTAGCCGAGCTCTCTCTCAGGGTACACTTTGCTGCACCTCTCCCGACCTCTAA